Proteins encoded together in one Bradyrhizobium sp. CB82 window:
- a CDS encoding indolepyruvate ferredoxin oxidoreductase family protein: protein MDAISSLDVYELSDRYDREDGRIFLTGTQAIVRIALEQARRDRAAGLNTAGFISGYRGSPLGGVDLELWRIKERLNRDRIEFLPAVNEDLAATAVLGSQQVETQAEREVQGVFGLWYGKGPGVDRSGDALKHGNAYGSSPHGGVLVIAGDDHGCVSSSMPHQSDVAFMSWFMPTLHPASVSEYLEFGEYGYALSRFSGMWVGFKAISEIVESGASVTLRPPRNFRAPDFTPPPGGLHYRWPDLPGPQIEERLEAKKHAVYAFAKANPIDRHIYDIPHATYGIVTTGKAHLDLMEALRLMGLDEAACRNIGIDIYKVGMVWPLALHDAMEFVTGKREILVVEEKRGIIESQFKEYFYDYPGAKPERMVGKHDERGARLISWTGELSPRALAGVLARRLDPMFPGLNLAARAAALSPEAQRVITVSGATRTPYFCSGCPHNTSTKVPEGSKALAGIGCHFMASWMDRETSSLIQMGGEGVNWAASSRFTGHRHVFQNLGEGTYYHSGSMAIRQAIAAKANITYKILFNDAVAMTGGQPVDGPVSVLAIAHSLRAEGVFRIALVSDDPAQFSPADLPSGVTIHPREEMDAVQRELREIPGVSVLIYQQTCATEKRRRRKRGQMTDPKRFAYINDLVCEGCGDCSVESNCLSVEPKDTPFGRKRQINLSACNKDFSCLNGFCPSFVTVEGATRRAKTASSIDATGRAATLPLPAPATLDRPYDLLVTGVGGTGVITVGALIGMAAHLERRSVSVLDFTGFAQKFGPVLSYIRLAASPEALHQVRIDQGAADALIGCDLVVSSSPKASGTYRRGTRAAINTAEMPTGDVVRFRDADLASPARLRAIRQVIGETNLDTINANALAERLLGDAVYANIIMLGFGWQQGLVPVSLQALLRAIELNGVSVERNKQAFAWGRIAAADPDSLPKPEGSPAAETLDQMIDRRAEFLTAYQDAAYAARYRAMIAKVRRAESRFGNAALTDAVVRSLFKLMAYKDEYEVARLHMQTGFLDTLKREFDGDFRVNYHLAPPFLPAKRDARGRPRKRAFGQWIQMPLSVLARLKRLRGTPFDPFGYTAERRAERELIAWYEGLIDVMLGRLDTAHLPDLVAIAKAPMDIRGYGPVKDAAIAKVKAEVASLLAQPATARAA from the coding sequence ATGGACGCCATTTCATCACTCGACGTTTACGAGCTCTCCGACCGCTACGACCGCGAGGACGGCCGCATCTTTCTCACGGGCACGCAGGCGATCGTCCGCATCGCACTCGAGCAGGCACGGCGCGATCGCGCCGCGGGGCTGAACACCGCGGGCTTCATCTCCGGCTATCGCGGCTCGCCACTCGGCGGCGTCGACCTCGAACTGTGGCGGATCAAGGAGCGCCTGAACAGAGATCGCATCGAGTTTCTGCCCGCGGTGAACGAAGATCTCGCCGCGACCGCCGTGCTCGGCTCGCAGCAGGTCGAGACTCAAGCCGAGCGCGAGGTGCAGGGCGTGTTCGGGCTCTGGTACGGCAAGGGCCCCGGCGTCGACCGCTCCGGGGACGCGCTGAAGCACGGTAACGCCTACGGCTCCTCGCCGCATGGCGGCGTGCTGGTGATCGCCGGCGACGACCATGGCTGCGTCTCCTCCTCGATGCCGCACCAGTCCGACGTCGCCTTCATGAGCTGGTTCATGCCGACACTGCATCCGGCCAGCGTCAGCGAATATCTGGAGTTCGGCGAATATGGCTACGCGCTGAGCCGCTTCTCCGGCATGTGGGTCGGCTTCAAGGCGATCTCGGAGATCGTGGAATCCGGCGCCTCCGTCACGCTGCGTCCGCCGCGCAACTTCCGCGCGCCCGACTTCACGCCGCCGCCGGGCGGCCTGCACTATCGCTGGCCGGATCTGCCGGGACCGCAGATCGAGGAGCGGCTGGAGGCGAAGAAGCACGCGGTCTACGCCTTCGCAAAGGCCAATCCGATCGACCGGCACATCTACGACATTCCGCACGCGACCTACGGCATCGTCACGACAGGCAAGGCGCATCTCGATTTGATGGAGGCGCTGCGGCTGATGGGGCTCGATGAAGCCGCCTGCCGCAACATCGGCATCGACATCTACAAGGTCGGCATGGTCTGGCCGCTGGCGCTGCACGATGCCATGGAGTTCGTGACGGGCAAGCGCGAGATCCTGGTCGTCGAGGAAAAGCGCGGCATCATCGAGAGCCAGTTCAAGGAATATTTCTACGACTATCCCGGCGCAAAGCCGGAGCGCATGGTCGGCAAGCACGACGAGCGAGGGGCGCGGCTGATCTCCTGGACCGGTGAACTGTCGCCACGCGCACTCGCCGGCGTTTTGGCGCGGCGGCTCGACCCGATGTTTCCTGGACTGAACCTCGCCGCGCGTGCGGCCGCGCTGTCGCCGGAGGCACAGCGCGTGATCACCGTGAGCGGCGCGACGCGTACGCCCTATTTCTGCTCGGGCTGCCCGCACAACACGTCCACGAAAGTCCCCGAAGGCTCCAAGGCGCTGGCCGGAATCGGCTGCCATTTCATGGCGAGCTGGATGGACCGCGAGACCTCGTCGCTGATCCAGATGGGCGGCGAAGGCGTGAACTGGGCGGCGTCGTCAAGGTTCACCGGCCACAGACACGTGTTCCAGAATCTCGGCGAAGGCACCTACTATCACTCCGGCTCGATGGCGATCCGGCAGGCGATCGCCGCGAAAGCCAACATCACCTACAAGATCCTGTTCAACGACGCGGTGGCGATGACCGGCGGCCAGCCGGTCGACGGCCCCGTCAGCGTGCTCGCGATCGCGCACAGCCTTCGCGCCGAAGGCGTCTTTCGCATCGCGCTGGTGTCGGACGATCCCGCGCAGTTTTCCCCGGCCGATTTGCCCAGCGGCGTGACCATCCATCCGCGCGAGGAGATGGACGCGGTGCAGCGCGAGCTGCGCGAGATCCCCGGAGTCTCGGTGCTGATCTATCAGCAGACCTGCGCCACCGAGAAGCGCCGCCGGCGCAAGCGCGGCCAGATGACCGATCCGAAGCGCTTTGCCTACATCAACGACCTCGTCTGCGAGGGCTGTGGCGATTGCTCGGTCGAGTCCAACTGCCTGAGCGTCGAGCCGAAGGACACGCCGTTCGGCCGAAAGCGCCAGATCAACCTGTCGGCCTGCAACAAGGATTTTTCCTGCCTCAACGGCTTTTGTCCGAGTTTTGTGACCGTCGAGGGTGCCACGCGCCGGGCGAAGACCGCAAGCAGCATTGACGCGACAGGCCGTGCGGCCACCCTTCCCCTGCCCGCACCTGCAACACTCGACCGCCCCTACGACCTGCTCGTCACCGGCGTCGGCGGCACCGGCGTGATTACGGTCGGCGCGCTGATCGGCATGGCCGCGCATCTCGAACGCCGCAGCGTCTCGGTTCTCGATTTCACCGGCTTTGCGCAGAAATTTGGCCCCGTGCTGAGCTACATCCGTCTCGCCGCGAGCCCGGAGGCCTTGCATCAGGTGCGCATCGATCAGGGCGCCGCCGATGCGCTGATCGGCTGCGACCTCGTCGTCAGCTCCTCGCCAAAGGCCTCCGGCACCTATCGCCGCGGCACGCGCGCCGCGATCAACACGGCGGAGATGCCGACCGGCGACGTCGTCCGCTTCCGCGACGCCGATCTCGCCTCGCCCGCCCGCCTGCGCGCGATCCGCCAGGTCATCGGCGAGACCAACCTCGACACCATCAACGCGAACGCTCTGGCCGAACGCCTGCTCGGCGATGCCGTCTATGCCAACATCATCATGCTCGGCTTTGGCTGGCAGCAGGGACTGGTGCCGGTCTCGCTGCAAGCGCTGCTCCGCGCGATCGAGCTCAACGGCGTCTCGGTCGAGCGCAACAAGCAGGCTTTTGCCTGGGGCCGGATCGCCGCGGCCGATCCGGATTCTCTTCCCAAGCCAGAAGGCTCTCCTGCCGCCGAGACGCTCGATCAGATGATTGACCGTCGTGCCGAATTCCTGACTGCGTATCAGGACGCGGCGTATGCGGCGCGCTATCGGGCGATGATCGCGAAGGTTCGCCGCGCCGAATCCAGGTTTGGCAACGCTGCGCTAACCGACGCGGTCGTGCGCTCCCTGTTCAAGCTGATGGCCTACAAGGACGAATACGAGGTGGCTCGCCTGCATATGCAGACCGGCTTCCTCGACACTCTGAAGCGCGAATTCGACGGCGATTTCAGGGTCAACTATCATCTGGCGCCGCCCTTCCTCCCCGCAAAGCGGGACGCACGCGGCCGTCCGCGCAAGCGCGCCTTCGGGCAATGGATCCAGATGCCGCTCTCCGTGCTCGCCCGGCTAAAGAGGCTGCGCGGCACGCCGTTCGATCCGTTCGGCTACACGGCCGAACGGCGCGCGGAACGCGAGCTGATCGCCTGGTACGAGGGACTGATCGACGTGATGCTCGGTCGGCTCGACACCGCGCATCTGCCTGATCTCGTGGCCATCGCCAAGGCGCCGATGGACATTCGTGGCTACGGGCCGGTGAAGGACGCCGCGATCGCGAAGGTCAAGGCCGAGGTCGCATCCTTGCTGGCGCAGCCAGCAACTGCCCGGGCTGCCTGA
- a CDS encoding Lrp/AsnC family transcriptional regulator: MIEEQDSRILAHLQKDGRATNQQLADEIGMSTSACWRRVRALEEAGIIQGYAALVARERAGFAMSAVLHVSLERHDAKFVDEFVSRVTKRREVLECFATTGDADYHLRVVVQDMAAYNKFLDEFMFRIPGIRYVRSNVILKEIKTGVALPF, translated from the coding sequence ATGATCGAAGAGCAGGACTCGCGGATTCTCGCCCATCTTCAGAAGGATGGCCGCGCCACCAACCAGCAGCTTGCCGATGAGATTGGCATGTCGACCTCGGCATGCTGGCGCCGGGTGCGCGCGCTGGAGGAGGCCGGAATCATCCAGGGCTATGCGGCGCTGGTCGCGCGCGAGCGGGCGGGGTTTGCAATGTCAGCGGTCCTGCATGTCTCGCTGGAGCGGCACGATGCAAAATTCGTCGACGAGTTCGTCTCGCGGGTGACGAAGCGCCGCGAGGTGCTGGAGTGCTTTGCGACGACAGGCGATGCCGACTATCACCTGCGCGTCGTGGTGCAGGACATGGCAGCCTACAACAAATTCCTCGACGAGTTCATGTTCCGGATTCCCGGCATCCGCTACGTCCGGAGCAACGTGATCCTCAAGGAGATCAAGACCGGCGTGGCGCTGCCGTTTTGA
- a CDS encoding EAL domain-containing protein: protein MQTTLARTFAALSAINEAILYARSPDELYQKVCDAGFSSGDFLAVSVFLVEPDGRRLRFAAGRGEDVARLRSIDITTEEGTPEGSGVGAEAFRTQQLCISNDFLNDPRSLAWREGAIKAGVGAAAALPLICNGKSVGVLFASRTEPGSLDEQMVSLFTRMSENVGFALENFARDEERARIAAEEERLARMYAALSATNEAILRARSRAELFDLVCEATVHGAKFASTTIFVADHEAELLRVASSCGPHADDLRRYTFATSDKVPEGRGLTGTAFRTCQTCVSNDVLADERIKPWHESARRAGIHSSAALPLFNGNRVEGAFLFNAVERDTFTPEFVELLQRLQANVAFALENLDRTEEKARADRQRDRLSGMFEALCATNEAIMRAKTREELFEVACQAAVLGGMFASATIAIMDPKREFVRVVAAKGPKHDATIGRICVISADHPEGRGLIGASVRARKPCVMNDYLNDPRSEHWRSKAIDDGTRAAASFPLLQAGREPIGILLFLAPEENTFTPDLVELLARLAENVAFALDNFDRAEEKARTEEQKERLTLMFAALSATNEAIMRAKSRAELYELVCQAAVLGGKFTSTTIALARSDSDHLEIVATAGPSSEATRNVRLSIDAARPEGRGMSGTAFRTRKPCISNDYLNDDRVAAFHAIIRNHRARSGAAFPLIAHDQAVGVMIYMSTEHAAFTGEFVELLQRLADNVSFAMENFDRADEKNKADERIEYLASHDSLTKLPNRETFNGLLRAAIDTAQRHEHRFALLFIDLDRFKVINDSLGHEAGDLLLFEVAGRLRSALRTSDVIARLGGDEFVVILDQCGKIDDVQRIATGLLTTLAQPMELAGHECHTTASIGIAMYPANGADAQTLTKNADMAMYLAKEDGKNGYRFFSNEVKTQSIERLSLESALRRALEREQFTLNYQPKVDMGTGQITGVEALLRWTHPELGSISPAQFIPLAEETGLIVPIGRWVLKEACAQAMAWQRSGLLPLSMAVNLSPRQFADEHLLQDVDEALAASGMSPVLLQLEVTESMMMRNVGRALKVLDAIQSRGIRLAIDDFGTGYSSMSLMKHFPIDTIKIDRSFVRDLPHDSEDQAIAQAIISMGKTLGMTVVAEGVENAEQVAFLRTHGCDEMQGYLIAKPLPARQMAELLRPKAPPLQPGQDTGDETDAASRLKRAVV from the coding sequence TTGCAGACGACCCTCGCGCGCACATTTGCAGCGTTGAGCGCCATCAACGAAGCGATCCTGTATGCGAGATCGCCGGACGAGCTGTACCAGAAGGTCTGCGACGCCGGGTTTTCGAGCGGGGACTTTTTGGCGGTCTCGGTGTTCCTGGTCGAGCCGGATGGACGGCGGCTGCGCTTTGCGGCCGGCCGCGGCGAGGACGTCGCCCGGCTGCGGTCTATCGACATCACGACCGAGGAAGGCACGCCGGAAGGATCAGGCGTCGGCGCTGAGGCGTTCCGCACGCAGCAGCTCTGCATCAGCAACGACTTCCTGAACGATCCGCGTTCGCTGGCCTGGCGCGAAGGCGCCATCAAGGCCGGCGTCGGTGCGGCCGCGGCGCTGCCGCTGATCTGCAACGGGAAGAGCGTAGGCGTGCTGTTCGCCTCGCGCACCGAGCCCGGATCGCTCGACGAGCAGATGGTCTCGCTGTTCACGCGCATGTCGGAGAACGTCGGCTTCGCGCTCGAGAATTTTGCGCGCGACGAGGAGAGGGCACGGATCGCCGCCGAGGAGGAACGGCTGGCGCGGATGTATGCCGCGCTCAGCGCCACCAACGAGGCGATCCTGCGCGCGCGATCGCGTGCCGAGCTGTTCGATCTGGTCTGCGAGGCGACCGTGCATGGCGCCAAGTTCGCCTCGACCACGATCTTCGTGGCCGATCATGAGGCCGAACTGCTCCGTGTCGCGTCAAGTTGTGGGCCGCATGCGGATGACTTGCGCCGCTATACCTTCGCCACGTCCGACAAGGTGCCGGAGGGGCGAGGGCTGACCGGAACGGCCTTCCGGACCTGCCAGACCTGTGTCAGCAACGACGTCCTGGCGGACGAGCGCATCAAGCCATGGCACGAGAGCGCGCGTCGCGCCGGCATACATTCTTCAGCCGCCTTGCCGCTGTTCAACGGCAACAGGGTTGAAGGTGCCTTCCTCTTCAATGCCGTGGAGCGCGACACATTCACTCCCGAGTTCGTCGAGCTGCTCCAGCGGCTGCAGGCGAACGTGGCCTTTGCGCTGGAAAATCTCGACCGCACGGAGGAGAAGGCGCGGGCCGACAGGCAGCGCGACAGGCTGAGCGGCATGTTCGAGGCGCTGTGCGCGACCAACGAAGCCATCATGCGCGCCAAGACGCGCGAGGAGCTGTTCGAGGTGGCCTGCCAGGCCGCCGTCCTCGGCGGCATGTTCGCCTCGGCCACCATCGCGATCATGGATCCGAAGCGCGAATTCGTCCGCGTCGTCGCGGCCAAGGGACCCAAGCACGACGCGACGATAGGCCGGATCTGCGTCATCTCCGCCGATCACCCCGAGGGCCGCGGCCTGATCGGGGCGTCCGTGCGGGCTCGCAAGCCCTGCGTGATGAACGACTATCTGAACGATCCGCGTTCCGAACATTGGCGCAGCAAGGCGATCGACGACGGCACTCGTGCGGCTGCCAGCTTCCCGCTTCTGCAAGCCGGTCGCGAGCCGATCGGCATCCTGCTGTTCCTGGCCCCCGAGGAAAACACGTTCACGCCCGACCTCGTCGAGCTGCTGGCGCGCCTCGCCGAAAACGTTGCCTTCGCGCTCGACAATTTCGACCGCGCCGAAGAGAAGGCTCGTACCGAGGAGCAGAAGGAGCGCCTGACGCTCATGTTCGCGGCGCTGAGCGCGACCAACGAGGCGATCATGCGGGCGAAGTCCCGTGCCGAGTTGTACGAGCTGGTCTGCCAAGCGGCGGTGCTCGGCGGCAAGTTCACCTCGACCACCATCGCGCTCGCCAGGAGCGACAGCGACCACCTCGAGATTGTCGCTACTGCGGGTCCATCCTCCGAGGCGACGCGGAACGTCAGGCTGTCCATCGACGCCGCGCGCCCCGAAGGCCGTGGCATGAGCGGTACGGCGTTCCGTACCCGGAAACCCTGCATCAGCAACGACTATCTGAACGACGACCGGGTCGCCGCGTTCCATGCCATCATCCGCAACCACCGGGCACGGTCGGGTGCCGCATTCCCGCTGATCGCGCACGATCAGGCCGTCGGCGTCATGATCTACATGTCGACCGAGCACGCGGCATTCACCGGCGAGTTCGTCGAGTTGCTCCAGCGCCTCGCCGACAACGTCTCCTTTGCCATGGAGAATTTCGATCGCGCCGACGAGAAGAACAAGGCCGACGAGCGCATCGAATATCTGGCGTCCCATGACAGCCTGACCAAGCTGCCGAACCGCGAGACGTTCAACGGACTCTTGCGCGCAGCAATCGATACGGCGCAGCGCCACGAGCACCGGTTCGCCCTGCTGTTCATCGACCTCGACCGGTTCAAGGTCATCAACGATTCGCTCGGCCACGAGGCCGGCGACCTGCTCCTGTTCGAAGTCGCCGGTCGCCTGCGCAGCGCGCTGCGGACGAGCGACGTGATAGCGCGGCTCGGCGGCGACGAGTTCGTGGTCATCCTCGACCAGTGCGGCAAGATCGACGACGTCCAGCGCATCGCAACTGGCCTTCTAACGACCCTCGCGCAGCCGATGGAGCTTGCCGGTCACGAGTGTCACACCACGGCCTCGATCGGCATCGCGATGTATCCGGCCAATGGCGCCGACGCGCAGACGCTGACCAAGAACGCCGACATGGCGATGTATCTCGCCAAGGAAGACGGCAAGAACGGCTACCGCTTCTTCTCCAACGAAGTAAAGACGCAGTCGATCGAGCGGCTGTCGCTGGAAAGCGCGCTCCGCAGGGCGCTGGAGCGCGAGCAGTTCACGCTGAACTACCAGCCCAAGGTGGACATGGGGACCGGCCAGATCACCGGCGTCGAGGCGCTGCTGCGCTGGACGCATCCCGAGCTCGGCAGCATATCGCCCGCGCAGTTCATCCCGCTCGCCGAAGAGACCGGCCTGATCGTTCCGATCGGCCGCTGGGTGCTGAAGGAGGCCTGTGCGCAGGCCATGGCCTGGCAGCGCAGCGGCCTCTTGCCGCTGTCGATGGCGGTCAACCTGTCGCCGCGGCAGTTCGCCGACGAGCACCTGTTGCAGGACGTCGACGAGGCGCTCGCGGCGAGCGGCATGTCGCCCGTGCTGCTCCAGCTCGAAGTCACCGAGAGCATGATGATGCGCAACGTCGGTCGCGCGTTGAAGGTGCTCGACGCCATTCAGAGCCGTGGCATTCGCCTCGCCATCGACGATTTCGGCACCGGCTATTCGTCGATGTCGCTGATGAAGCATTTCCCGATCGACACCATCAAGATCGACCGCTCGTTCGTGCGCGACCTGCCGCATGACAGCGAGGATCAGGCGATCGCGCAGGCGATCATCAGCATGGGCAAGACCCTCGGCATGACAGTGGTCGCCGAGGGCGTCGAGAATGCCGAGCAGGTGGCGTTCCTGCGCACCCATGGCTGCGACGAAATGCAGGGCTACCTGATCGCCAAGCCGCTGCCGGCGCGGCAGATGGCCGAGCTGCTGCGGCCCAAGGCGCCGCCGCTCCAGCCCGGGCAGGACACAGGCGACGAAACGGATGCCGCCTCACGGCTGAAACGCGCTGTCGTCTGA
- a CDS encoding WecB/TagA/CpsF family glycosyltransferase — MLERRVNLVGRTATADVPRITVGGLRMAALDLEATADFMIAATDPRHRVGRPLYLTSANGEVLARCSTEPQTERLFRSADLINADGQPLVAASRLQSWFPLPERVATTDLFHVVARKAEAAGRTFYMLGASEAENTAAVAKVQRMYPDLKIVGHSHGYLRGDALRAKVDEINALAPDYLWVALGVPFEQTFVEEYTPHLTNVGVIKTAGGLFNFLSGSRSRAPKWMQTIGLEWAWRTLLEPRRLFWRYLTTNPRALYLLFSRKQPFNR, encoded by the coding sequence ATGCTTGAGCGCCGCGTCAATCTGGTCGGACGCACCGCGACCGCCGACGTGCCCCGTATCACGGTGGGCGGACTTCGCATGGCCGCGCTCGACCTGGAAGCGACGGCCGATTTCATGATCGCGGCGACCGACCCGCGTCATCGCGTCGGCCGCCCGCTCTATCTGACCTCCGCCAACGGCGAAGTTCTGGCACGCTGCTCGACCGAGCCGCAGACCGAGCGCCTGTTCCGCTCCGCCGATCTGATCAATGCCGATGGCCAGCCGCTGGTTGCCGCCTCAAGGCTGCAATCATGGTTCCCGCTGCCCGAGCGCGTCGCGACCACCGACCTCTTCCATGTCGTCGCCCGCAAGGCCGAAGCCGCGGGCCGGACGTTCTACATGCTGGGTGCCAGCGAGGCCGAGAACACCGCCGCCGTCGCCAAGGTTCAGAGGATGTATCCGGATCTCAAAATTGTCGGACACAGCCATGGCTATCTGCGCGGCGATGCGCTGCGAGCCAAGGTCGACGAGATCAACGCGCTCGCGCCCGATTATCTCTGGGTCGCGCTCGGCGTTCCCTTCGAACAAACCTTCGTCGAGGAGTACACGCCACATCTCACCAATGTCGGCGTCATCAAGACCGCCGGCGGCCTGTTCAACTTCCTGTCCGGCAGCCGGAGCCGCGCGCCGAAATGGATGCAGACGATCGGACTGGAATGGGCCTGGCGCACACTGCTCGAGCCGCGTCGCCTGTTCTGGCGCTATCTGACCACCAATCCCCGCGCACTCTACCTCCTGTTCAGCCGCAAGCAGCCGTTCAATCGCTAG
- a CDS encoding GumC family protein: MLDYDQPIERSTREVRQPAPSAGFNVLELARLLWQRKGAIAAAGLIGASLAVAVGKSLTPRYTATAQLYVDPRELQLVDRELTPRAQDVSGMSMVVESQARLITSNSVLLQVIQQANLEQDPEFGGSDGRSLMSSLLGLIGLQGRAPSADERKEVQLGALEALNRHITIRKTEKSFIVDVEVWSTDPAKAAMLANTLTNVYLAESRNSQALAARRATNDLSGRLKELRERLRTAETALATYKAQNNFVGTQDTLISDQQLSASNQRLAAARAATLDAQARYDQIEASRRTATDAGAIPEALQSPTIANLRAQYADARKKYAEQTAELGPRHPALRQTEKQVEDLKRTINEEIDRYAQAAKNDLTRARDYEASLNRALETQKRQSVQLSQAAVRLRELEREAEASRDVYQSFLKRSRETEEQESLNTSAARVIGEATVPQRRSFPPAMSLFAMIGFLFGALAAAGWFVAARQLSAGAMEPEPTRRERTTVPEAATASPDNAAVPQAPPLTLVEKPLIARLQEADVMRTLGAILAVDNTVDLTRLGWPTLHPGFPLTTLINAMRDMRAAATRHAAGKTMPVIAIVGAGATADRSVAALNFALAAARDGTRVLMIDTDHQERRLSGKIDRPRKSEPGRFGWLSIGNKASREIKTANGISVLPVTGGDAGKATDAIRKAVARTRSAGGTDLVILDGPAMPLTADRKLLDAADALVAVLPIHLDINDAMEDILTALGGAERKLVGVILNELYPATPSRQRGKQYA, translated from the coding sequence ATGCTTGACTATGACCAGCCGATAGAGCGATCGACGCGCGAGGTCAGGCAGCCAGCGCCATCGGCCGGCTTCAACGTGCTCGAGCTCGCCCGGCTGCTCTGGCAACGCAAGGGCGCGATCGCGGCCGCCGGTCTGATCGGAGCGAGCCTCGCCGTCGCCGTCGGCAAGAGCCTGACGCCCCGCTACACCGCAACCGCTCAGCTCTATGTCGATCCGCGCGAGCTGCAGCTCGTCGATCGCGAGCTGACGCCGCGCGCGCAGGACGTTTCCGGCATGTCCATGGTGGTGGAGAGCCAGGCGCGCTTGATCACCTCCAACAGCGTCCTCCTCCAGGTCATCCAGCAGGCCAATCTCGAGCAGGACCCCGAATTCGGCGGCAGCGACGGCAGGAGCCTGATGTCGTCGTTGCTTGGCCTGATCGGTCTACAGGGCCGTGCTCCTTCCGCGGACGAAAGGAAGGAAGTTCAGCTTGGCGCGCTGGAAGCGCTGAACCGGCACATCACGATCCGCAAGACCGAGAAGAGCTTCATCGTCGACGTCGAGGTCTGGTCGACCGATCCGGCGAAGGCGGCGATGCTCGCCAATACGCTGACCAACGTCTATCTGGCGGAGTCGCGCAACTCGCAGGCCTTGGCGGCGCGGCGCGCCACCAACGACCTGTCCGGCCGGCTGAAGGAACTGCGCGAGCGGCTGCGCACGGCCGAAACCGCGCTTGCGACCTACAAGGCCCAGAACAATTTCGTCGGCACCCAGGACACGCTGATCAGCGACCAGCAGCTTTCCGCCAGCAATCAGCGGCTTGCCGCGGCTCGCGCCGCGACGCTGGACGCACAGGCGCGGTACGATCAGATCGAGGCGAGCCGGCGCACCGCGACCGATGCCGGCGCCATTCCGGAAGCGCTGCAATCGCCGACCATCGCGAACTTGCGCGCGCAATATGCCGATGCGCGCAAGAAATACGCGGAGCAGACCGCCGAGCTCGGGCCGCGCCATCCGGCGCTGCGCCAGACCGAGAAGCAGGTCGAGGATCTCAAGCGCACCATCAACGAGGAAATCGACCGCTACGCCCAGGCCGCCAAGAACGACCTGACACGCGCGCGGGACTACGAGGCGTCGCTGAACAGGGCGCTGGAAACGCAGAAGCGACAGAGCGTGCAGCTCAGCCAGGCCGCGGTGCGCCTGCGCGAACTCGAGCGCGAGGCCGAGGCCAGCCGCGACGTCTATCAATCCTTCCTGAAGCGCTCGCGCGAGACGGAGGAGCAGGAAAGCCTGAACACATCGGCTGCCCGCGTGATCGGCGAGGCCACGGTGCCGCAGCGGCGCTCGTTCCCGCCGGCCATGAGCCTGTTCGCCATGATCGGCTTCTTGTTTGGCGCGCTCGCCGCCGCCGGCTGGTTCGTCGCCGCCAGGCAATTGTCCGCCGGCGCAATGGAGCCCGAGCCGACCCGCCGCGAGCGCACGACAGTTCCGGAGGCTGCAACAGCTTCGCCCGACAATGCGGCCGTGCCACAGGCGCCGCCGCTGACGCTGGTCGAAAAGCCGCTGATCGCACGCCTCCAGGAAGCCGACGTCATGCGTACGCTCGGTGCCATCCTCGCTGTCGACAACACGGTCGATCTCACCCGGCTGGGCTGGCCGACGCTCCATCCCGGATTTCCGTTGACGACGCTGATCAACGCGATGCGCGATATGCGCGCTGCTGCGACGCGGCATGCGGCAGGCAAGACCATGCCGGTGATTGCGATCGTCGGCGCCGGCGCCACGGCCGACCGCAGCGTCGCCGCGTTGAACTTCGCGCTCGCCGCCGCTCGCGACGGCACGCGCGTGCTGATGATTGACACCGACCACCAGGAGCGCAGGCTCTCCGGCAAGATCGACCGCCCCCGCAAGAGCGAGCCGGGCCGGTTCGGCTGGCTCTCGATCGGCAACAAAGCCTCACGCGAGATCAAGACCGCGAACGGCATTTCGGTGCTGCCCGTCACTGGCGGCGATGCCGGCAAGGCCACTGATGCCATCCGCAAGGCGGTGGCACGGACACGTTCCGCAGGCGGCACCGATCTCGTGATTCTCGATGGGCCGGCGATGCCGCTGACCGCCGACCGCAAGCTGCTCGACGCAGCCGACGCCCTGGTGGCCGTGCTGCCCATCCACCTCGACATCAACGACGCCATGGAAGACATCCTCACCGCGCTCGGCGGAGCCGAACGCAAGCTCGTCGGCGTCATCCTCAACGAGCTCTATCCCGCGACCCCATCGCGCCAGCGAGGCAAACAATATGCTTGA